From Halanaeroarchaeum sulfurireducens, a single genomic window includes:
- a CDS encoding site-2 protease family protein: MNPWTWVLVGLLGYWAAVTTLASQGRLPEYVGTMGPILTIHTKRGKELLDRIAGPKRFWRAWGNVGLGFALVVLVGTFVLLVYNAVTIFRNPPAPSAATQPQNVLVIPGVNEFLPLAVAPEILIGLFVGMVVHEGGHGVLSRVGDIEVESMGIAMLAVIPIGAFVEPDEESQRAADRGDQARMFAAGVTNNFIVTIIVFGLLFGPVVGSIGVADGAAVGGVLPGSAADDASIEQGDRIVAVAGTPVRTNDDLTKTLAATEDRTVPVTLASGAETAVERRLLVTAMADPSPFATLGVNATIESVNGHSVLTEREFHRALSNETMATITTDEGDSVTAPAGALVRIAPDEPAAGHGFPEDETVVVTHIDGTRVLDHTDLQAALDSVEPGATVPIGAVVDGEERTKSVTLGGQDDGSSYLGVRVFPGVSGMSVSDFGTNLYPAEDYLALLSGESTGSGVGGFVRTVGTVLLLPFIGTFGAAGLEYNFAGFVGWNANFFVLEGALAGLDGGAFVLANVLFWTGWINLNLGFFNCIPAFPLDGGHLLRMAAEGVVSRLPIENRRAAIRAVTTSVGLVMLASLVVMIFGPQLLS; the protein is encoded by the coding sequence ATGAATCCCTGGACGTGGGTCCTCGTCGGGCTGCTGGGATACTGGGCCGCCGTCACGACGCTCGCGTCCCAGGGCCGGCTCCCCGAGTACGTCGGGACCATGGGCCCCATCCTCACTATTCACACCAAGCGTGGGAAGGAGCTCCTCGACCGCATCGCCGGGCCGAAGCGGTTCTGGCGTGCCTGGGGGAACGTCGGCCTCGGCTTTGCGCTGGTGGTCCTCGTGGGTACCTTCGTCCTCCTGGTGTACAACGCCGTCACCATTTTCCGGAACCCGCCGGCACCCTCGGCCGCAACGCAACCGCAGAACGTCCTGGTGATCCCGGGCGTGAACGAATTCCTCCCCCTCGCGGTCGCGCCCGAGATCCTGATCGGCCTCTTCGTCGGAATGGTGGTCCACGAGGGAGGCCACGGCGTGCTCTCCCGCGTGGGTGACATCGAGGTCGAGTCGATGGGCATCGCGATGCTTGCAGTCATCCCAATCGGCGCGTTCGTCGAACCGGACGAGGAGAGCCAGCGTGCGGCCGACCGGGGCGACCAGGCCCGCATGTTCGCCGCCGGCGTGACGAACAACTTCATCGTGACCATCATCGTCTTCGGGTTGCTCTTTGGCCCCGTCGTCGGTTCCATCGGGGTCGCAGACGGGGCGGCCGTCGGTGGGGTCCTTCCCGGATCGGCGGCGGACGATGCCTCGATCGAGCAGGGCGACCGGATCGTTGCGGTCGCCGGGACCCCTGTCCGGACCAACGACGACCTGACGAAGACGCTCGCGGCCACCGAGGACCGAACGGTTCCCGTCACCCTGGCCTCCGGCGCGGAGACGGCGGTGGAGCGACGGCTTCTCGTGACCGCGATGGCGGACCCATCGCCCTTCGCCACGCTCGGCGTCAACGCCACCATCGAGTCGGTAAACGGCCACTCCGTCCTGACCGAACGGGAGTTTCATCGGGCGCTCTCGAACGAAACGATGGCGACGATAACGACCGACGAGGGCGATTCGGTGACCGCCCCCGCCGGTGCTCTGGTGCGGATCGCCCCCGACGAGCCGGCCGCAGGCCACGGGTTCCCCGAGGATGAGACGGTCGTCGTCACGCACATCGACGGAACGCGGGTGCTCGATCACACCGACTTGCAGGCCGCCCTCGACTCCGTCGAGCCCGGTGCGACGGTCCCGATCGGGGCGGTCGTCGACGGGGAAGAGCGAACGAAGTCCGTTACGCTCGGCGGGCAAGACGATGGATCGAGTTATCTGGGTGTCCGGGTCTTCCCCGGCGTGAGCGGTATGTCGGTCTCGGACTTCGGTACCAACCTCTATCCGGCCGAGGATTACCTCGCGCTCCTCTCCGGCGAGTCGACGGGCTCCGGTGTCGGCGGCTTCGTCCGGACGGTCGGAACGGTGTTGCTCCTCCCGTTCATCGGGACGTTCGGCGCGGCCGGCCTGGAGTACAATTTCGCCGGGTTCGTGGGATGGAACGCGAACTTCTTCGTCCTCGAGGGAGCCCTCGCCGGCCTGGACGGCGGGGCGTTCGTCCTCGCGAACGTCCTCTTTTGGACCGGGTGGATCAACCTCAATCTCGGCTTTTTCAACTGCATCCCGGCGTTTCCCCTGGACGGTGGCCACCTCCTGCGGATGGCGGCCGAGGGCGTCGTGTCCCGGCTCCCCATCGAGAACAGGCGGGCTGCGATCAGGGCGGTAACGACGAGCGTGGGCCTCGTCATGCTCGCAAGCCTCGTCGTGATGATCTTCGGTCCCCAGCTGCTCTCCTGA
- a CDS encoding heme-binding protein: protein MADAPPTEEGWFAVHDFREIDWEQWRNAPERRRDAALDEVTTFLSDAEDIGEGETAIFTVAGHEADILILHLRPTLDEVERLGRAFERTAFGSFTARTNSFVSVTEIGGYTSPEYFEDPEEVDAGLRRYLETKKRPSIPEDGYVTFYPMAKRRDPEYNWFETPMEERAEMMAEHGETGKSYAGTVTQVVTSAFGLDDWEWGVTLFATDAVALKDIVYEMRFDEATAKYGEFGSFFVGRRFPVDDLDAFMAAETVPVGADEADETDDEAPAVSGHPGGAHDNGDDDLREELADRDIYAGSPRGEDVYALALYSDADPETLSQEVTALRSNFEHYDTHVTTAVYEPRSDGHAAVVSVWETESAADTASGFLSDLPGIVGRAGETEDGWATLGMFYTVDPGHRADFLETFDGVDELLADVDGHRESTLLVNREDETDMFIDSQWDGREHAMDFFRSDAFGETVATGRDVLTDRPRHVFLA from the coding sequence ATGGCCGACGCCCCACCGACAGAAGAGGGATGGTTCGCGGTACACGATTTTCGGGAAATCGACTGGGAACAGTGGCGAAATGCACCCGAACGGCGGCGCGACGCCGCACTCGACGAGGTCACGACGTTCCTCTCCGATGCCGAAGATATTGGGGAAGGAGAGACGGCGATCTTCACCGTCGCCGGCCACGAGGCCGACATCCTCATCCTCCACCTACGTCCCACGCTCGACGAGGTCGAGCGTCTCGGGCGGGCCTTCGAGCGCACCGCCTTCGGATCGTTCACGGCACGAACGAACTCGTTCGTCTCGGTGACGGAGATCGGCGGGTACACGTCGCCGGAGTACTTCGAGGACCCCGAGGAAGTCGACGCCGGGCTCCGCCGATATCTGGAGACGAAAAAACGCCCCTCGATCCCCGAGGACGGCTACGTCACCTTCTACCCGATGGCCAAGCGCCGCGACCCCGAGTACAACTGGTTCGAGACGCCCATGGAGGAGCGGGCCGAGATGATGGCCGAACACGGCGAGACCGGCAAGTCCTACGCGGGCACGGTCACCCAGGTCGTCACCTCGGCGTTCGGTCTGGACGACTGGGAGTGGGGCGTCACGCTGTTCGCGACCGACGCGGTCGCACTCAAAGATATCGTCTACGAGATGCGCTTCGACGAGGCCACCGCGAAGTACGGGGAGTTCGGGTCCTTCTTCGTGGGTCGACGCTTTCCGGTCGACGACCTCGACGCCTTCATGGCCGCCGAGACGGTTCCGGTCGGCGCAGACGAAGCCGACGAGACGGACGACGAAGCGCCGGCGGTCTCCGGTCACCCCGGTGGCGCACACGACAACGGGGACGACGACCTCCGCGAGGAACTGGCCGACCGCGACATCTACGCTGGCTCTCCCCGTGGCGAGGATGTCTACGCCCTCGCGCTCTACTCCGACGCCGACCCCGAAACTCTGTCCCAAGAGGTCACCGCGCTCAGATCGAACTTCGAGCACTACGACACCCACGTCACGACGGCCGTCTACGAACCACGGTCGGACGGCCACGCCGCGGTCGTGAGCGTCTGGGAGACCGAATCCGCCGCCGACACGGCAAGCGGATTCCTCTCGGACCTCCCGGGCATCGTCGGTCGGGCGGGTGAAACCGAGGACGGGTGGGCCACGCTCGGCATGTTCTACACCGTCGACCCCGGGCACCGCGCGGATTTCCTCGAAACGTTCGACGGGGTGGACGAGCTGCTCGCGGACGTGGACGGCCACCGCGAGTCCACCCTGCTCGTCAACCGCGAGGACGAGACGGACATGTTCATCGACAGCCAGTGGGACGGACGCGAGCACGCGATGGACTTCTTCCGGTCGGACGCCTTCGGGGAGACCGTCGCAACGGGCCGCGACGTCCTGACCGACCGCCCCCGCCACGTCTTCCTGGCATAA
- a CDS encoding NAD+ synthase, with protein MTEPDTIEPLDLRFSQAELADRRESIVEFIQTSVDDAGADRAVLGLSGGIDSTTTATLAVEALGADALHALVLPGEVSDPEHMSDAERVATELGVEYDVVEINPFVDLLLDTFGEVEGDYRAVGNARARTRAVINYLVANHEDGLVIGTGNRTEAMVGYFTKFGDGAVDVNPLGNLYKQHVRQLARSLGVAEELVTKTPTAGLWAGQTDEEELGIDYDTLDAILALHVDGPLSATATSRAIEVDEETVERIGDLVRASQHKRTPPATPPRS; from the coding sequence ATGACCGAACCAGACACCATCGAACCGCTCGATTTGCGATTCTCCCAGGCTGAACTGGCGGACCGGCGAGAATCCATCGTCGAATTCATCCAGACCAGTGTCGACGACGCTGGCGCCGACCGTGCCGTCTTGGGACTATCCGGCGGCATCGACAGCACGACCACCGCCACCCTGGCCGTCGAGGCACTTGGCGCCGACGCCCTCCACGCCCTCGTTCTCCCGGGGGAGGTCTCCGACCCGGAGCACATGAGCGACGCGGAGCGAGTCGCCACCGAACTGGGCGTCGAATACGACGTGGTCGAAATCAATCCGTTCGTCGACCTGTTACTCGACACGTTCGGCGAGGTAGAGGGCGATTATCGGGCCGTTGGGAACGCCCGTGCTCGCACGCGCGCGGTGATCAACTACCTCGTGGCGAACCACGAGGACGGCCTGGTGATCGGAACGGGCAACCGCACCGAGGCCATGGTCGGCTACTTCACCAAGTTCGGCGACGGGGCGGTGGACGTGAATCCGCTTGGCAACCTCTACAAACAGCACGTTCGCCAACTGGCCCGCTCGCTCGGAGTGGCCGAAGAACTCGTGACGAAGACGCCGACCGCCGGGCTGTGGGCCGGGCAGACCGACGAGGAGGAACTGGGCATCGACTACGACACCCTCGACGCGATCCTGGCGCTCCACGTCGATGGTCCGCTGTCCGCGACGGCCACGTCCCGGGCAATCGAAGTGGACGAAGAGACCGTCGAGCGGATCGGTGATCTGGTCCGCGCCAGCCAACACAAACGGACGCCCCCGGCGACGCCGCCACGATCCTGA
- a CDS encoding acetate and sugar kinases/Hsc70/actin family protein, with protein MPENESAGSSDEMQFEQAIAPLGVKVGSTRTVVATGESNDPSVYQDLTCLATYEDALTNEEQAVFGEDAAMEFPERVRYMLRSGLPEDDEGAELTATYLRAFAEQHDLPDESAVVLAIPTIDNPDGLDRLETAIEASPLGGEGIRSYPEALCGAIPAFGDGLEAIEKTFIAINLGSTNLEASAFRRGDQLATYATGAVTGSEVDRHIATKIEEETQGRVNIDLQTAREYKEAHADFEDYEPVTEVIQQPGGGTYEYTIETSVPEAIDDYLDEVVEEVANVFLSDLANDHVRIYRRALDEEIVLTGGMACIPGIVDAFAERLSEELNREVAATAPPRPDTAAAKGAHRIAERFVDMDAFE; from the coding sequence ATGCCAGAAAACGAATCTGCCGGTTCGTCGGACGAAATGCAATTCGAGCAAGCGATCGCGCCGCTCGGTGTCAAAGTGGGAAGCACCCGGACCGTGGTCGCCACAGGCGAGTCGAACGACCCCTCCGTGTACCAGGATCTCACGTGTCTGGCGACGTACGAGGACGCGCTCACCAACGAGGAGCAGGCGGTCTTTGGCGAGGACGCTGCGATGGAGTTTCCCGAACGGGTGCGATACATGCTTCGTTCGGGGCTTCCCGAGGACGACGAAGGGGCCGAGTTGACGGCGACCTATCTGAGGGCGTTCGCCGAGCAACACGACCTCCCCGACGAGAGCGCGGTCGTCCTGGCGATTCCCACGATCGACAATCCGGACGGGTTGGATCGTCTCGAGACGGCGATCGAGGCGAGTCCACTCGGTGGCGAGGGGATTCGAAGCTACCCCGAGGCGTTGTGCGGGGCGATCCCAGCATTCGGCGACGGCCTGGAGGCGATCGAAAAGACGTTCATCGCGATCAATCTGGGCTCGACCAACCTCGAGGCGTCGGCCTTCCGGCGCGGCGATCAGCTCGCAACCTACGCGACCGGTGCCGTCACCGGGAGCGAGGTCGATCGCCACATCGCGACGAAGATCGAGGAGGAGACCCAGGGACGTGTCAACATCGACCTCCAGACCGCCAGGGAGTACAAGGAGGCACACGCCGACTTCGAAGACTACGAACCCGTTACCGAGGTAATCCAACAACCGGGCGGCGGCACCTACGAGTACACCATCGAAACAAGCGTGCCCGAGGCCATCGATGACTACCTCGACGAGGTTGTCGAGGAAGTTGCGAACGTGTTCCTCTCCGATCTGGCGAACGACCACGTGCGGATCTATCGGCGCGCCCTCGACGAGGAGATCGTGCTCACCGGGGGCATGGCCTGCATCCCGGGCATCGTCGATGCGTTCGCCGAGCGGCTCTCCGAGGAACTGAATCGGGAGGTGGCGGCAACTGCGCCGCCGCGTCCGGACACCGCCGCGGCAAAAGGTGCGCACAGAATTGCAGAACGGTTCGTCGACATGGACGCCTTCGAGTAG
- a CDS encoding DUF7114 family protein, whose protein sequence is MDEALQARTAAREAIADISPSRLRDAMDRYLTRTSMIPGVLTVVSARVMVGDGDDETVLYRAAGVQLIYDGLKLTRRMVHEEPWADGQGELEDDLDVLAADVLVSRGFQLLSHTEAADKAVETVREFGREQTDIQTQEGTSARSLETNVFELAAIAGATAGGKETPIGLRQYVMGLARSTGEPPLPTAVEGLPESIEEVMHRVGQQPAGDDRVKTHSASDR, encoded by the coding sequence ATGGACGAGGCCCTGCAGGCTCGCACGGCCGCGAGAGAGGCCATCGCCGACATCTCGCCATCACGGCTTCGGGACGCCATGGACAGATATCTCACGAGAACGTCGATGATCCCTGGCGTCCTGACCGTGGTGAGCGCGCGCGTCATGGTCGGCGACGGAGACGACGAGACAGTCCTGTACCGGGCGGCTGGCGTGCAACTCATCTACGACGGACTGAAGCTGACGCGACGAATGGTTCACGAGGAGCCGTGGGCTGATGGGCAGGGGGAACTCGAAGACGACCTCGACGTCCTCGCCGCGGACGTATTGGTCTCCCGGGGGTTCCAGCTTCTCTCACACACCGAGGCCGCGGACAAGGCCGTCGAGACGGTGCGGGAATTCGGCCGCGAGCAGACCGATATCCAGACCCAGGAGGGGACGAGTGCCCGTTCTCTCGAGACGAACGTCTTCGAACTCGCCGCCATCGCCGGTGCGACCGCGGGGGGCAAGGAGACCCCGATCGGCCTGCGTCAGTACGTGATGGGGCTGGCCCGATCGACCGGCGAACCGCCGCTTCCAACGGCCGTAGAGGGGCTGCCCGAGAGCATCGAGGAAGTCATGCATCGCGTCGGCCAGCAACCGGCGGGCGACGATCGGGTCAAGACTCACTCCGCCAGCGACCGGTGA
- a CDS encoding SLC13 family permease: MSERWWTIDWTRERVGLVLGPAAFGFLLAVEPFGLSPPAVATLAGTVWIATWWVTEAIPIPATSLLPVVLFPLSGVVDVAGATAPYANPLVFLLLGGFLLAVAIERWNLHRRLALAIVAVVGVQTDRLLLGFMLSTAFLSMWISNSATAMVMVPIGIAVVVGFAELDEDADHTPTDDGSTDRELIRGVNADPARLPATSFGLALMLGIAYSATIGGVATLIGSPPNAVFAGVARARLGVQIDFLDWMLFAGPLSIAFLFVAWFLLLKLLDPPSIPGDTAQRVLDAQREDLGPISRGERRVAIVFALVAAAWLLRPFVLQPIVPAVTDAVIAIAGGLLLFTIPADRRGSEFLLDWTAASRVPWGVLVLLGGGFSLANAFQESGLDLAIARAFGALGAVPLLALLFVVAVVVVFLTEVTSNTATATVFMPIMASLGAVHGISPLPLMGIVALAASFAFMLPVATPPNAVVFGSGYVTVPQMSRVGVWLNLVGIVAIVALTYLWLPVAVGLMG, encoded by the coding sequence ATGTCCGAACGCTGGTGGACCATCGACTGGACACGTGAGCGCGTCGGGCTCGTCCTCGGTCCGGCCGCGTTCGGGTTTCTCCTCGCGGTCGAGCCGTTCGGGCTTTCCCCGCCCGCGGTCGCGACGCTCGCGGGTACGGTCTGGATCGCGACCTGGTGGGTGACCGAGGCCATCCCCATTCCCGCCACCAGCCTCCTCCCGGTCGTGCTCTTCCCGCTCTCCGGCGTCGTGGACGTGGCCGGCGCGACGGCGCCGTACGCCAATCCACTCGTCTTCTTGTTGCTCGGCGGTTTTCTGCTCGCCGTGGCCATCGAGCGGTGGAACCTCCACCGCCGACTCGCACTCGCCATCGTGGCCGTCGTGGGCGTTCAGACGGACCGTCTGCTGCTCGGGTTCATGCTCTCGACGGCGTTTCTCTCCATGTGGATATCGAACTCGGCGACCGCGATGGTGATGGTGCCCATCGGCATCGCGGTCGTCGTCGGGTTCGCGGAACTGGACGAAGACGCGGACCACACACCGACCGACGACGGATCGACCGATCGCGAGCTGATTCGGGGGGTAAATGCCGACCCAGCGCGACTCCCGGCGACGAGCTTCGGCCTCGCCCTGATGCTCGGAATCGCGTACAGCGCCACGATCGGCGGGGTCGCGACGCTCATCGGCAGTCCACCGAACGCGGTGTTCGCGGGCGTCGCCCGGGCCAGGCTGGGGGTCCAGATCGACTTCCTCGACTGGATGCTCTTCGCCGGTCCCCTCTCAATCGCGTTCCTGTTCGTCGCGTGGTTCTTGCTCTTGAAACTGCTCGACCCGCCATCGATACCGGGCGACACGGCCCAGCGCGTCCTCGACGCCCAGCGCGAGGACCTCGGACCGATCTCGCGCGGCGAACGGCGCGTCGCGATCGTCTTCGCCCTCGTCGCCGCCGCGTGGCTCCTCCGACCCTTCGTCCTCCAGCCGATCGTTCCGGCCGTGACCGACGCCGTCATCGCCATCGCCGGCGGACTCCTCCTCTTCACGATTCCGGCCGACCGGCGCGGGAGTGAGTTTCTCCTCGACTGGACGGCCGCCAGCCGCGTGCCGTGGGGCGTCCTCGTCCTCCTCGGCGGCGGCTTCTCTCTCGCCAACGCCTTCCAGGAGAGCGGTCTCGACCTCGCGATCGCCCGGGCCTTTGGTGCCCTCGGAGCCGTCCCGTTGCTCGCGTTACTCTTCGTCGTCGCCGTCGTCGTGGTGTTCCTCACCGAGGTAACGTCCAATACGGCGACCGCGACAGTGTTCATGCCGATCATGGCCAGCCTCGGTGCGGTACACGGCATCTCCCCGCTCCCGCTGATGGGCATCGTCGCGCTGGCCGCCTCGTTCGCGTTCATGCTCCCCGTCGCGACCCCGCCCAATGCCGTCGTCTTCGGCAGCGGGTACGTGACCGTTCCGCAGATGTCCCGCGTGGGCGTCTGGCTCAACCTCGTGGGTATCGTGGCCATCGTCGCGCTCACCTATCTCTGGCTCCCGGTCGCCGTCGGTCTGATGGGGTGA
- a CDS encoding DUF6517 family protein gives MDRRDFLAFAGTGALASIAGCTSALGSVAAPDVPTDELEAGGWVLQDESEETVFEETYLITVEAKSHSLSYGDEALRAAIREKTLGHVDGTMAMFAATRIEFSPDLASLPGGVGTGQIIDRTESEARSQFESRMKSAGLGNVERVGTGTLQVDTGANARLTTYEAEFPFDGVSFPVTDDRALSLSGSPIAVAGDLAVWPHDGAVLVAGGAYPAENVEETVTEELSEAITVTVDLDLGLEPERYREEVRSLVRGVT, from the coding sequence ATGGATCGGCGAGACTTCCTCGCGTTCGCGGGCACCGGCGCGCTCGCCTCGATCGCCGGCTGTACGTCCGCGCTGGGATCGGTGGCCGCCCCCGACGTTCCGACCGACGAACTGGAGGCGGGCGGGTGGGTCCTGCAGGACGAGTCCGAGGAGACGGTCTTCGAAGAAACCTACCTGATCACGGTCGAAGCGAAATCCCACTCGCTCTCGTACGGCGACGAGGCGCTACGCGCCGCGATCCGCGAGAAGACGCTGGGCCACGTCGACGGCACGATGGCGATGTTCGCCGCCACCCGCATCGAGTTCAGCCCCGACCTCGCCTCCCTCCCCGGTGGCGTGGGAACCGGGCAGATCATCGATCGAACGGAGTCGGAAGCACGCTCGCAGTTCGAATCGCGAATGAAGAGTGCCGGACTCGGGAACGTCGAGCGCGTCGGGACCGGAACGCTCCAGGTCGACACCGGCGCTAACGCCCGGTTGACGACATACGAGGCGGAGTTCCCCTTCGACGGCGTCTCCTTCCCGGTCACCGACGACCGGGCCCTCTCGCTCTCCGGGTCGCCCATCGCGGTCGCCGGCGATCTGGCCGTCTGGCCCCACGATGGGGCGGTCCTCGTCGCCGGCGGCGCTTACCCGGCCGAAAACGTCGAGGAAACGGTGACAGAAGAGCTCTCCGAGGCGATCACCGTCACCGTCGACCTCGATCTGGGACTGGAACCGGAGCGCTATCGCGAGGAAGTTCGTTCGCTCGTGCGGGGTGTCACATGA
- a CDS encoding DUF7384 family protein: MNPDPASVVADADVLLADLFVDGTARDALDLVRKHDWMTLVASEPLLDDAAAIVATKADPDLAADWRDRIEAEASIVDHPPGDHPALASALTGGAGHLLTLDETLASPRTNAAVSTRVQTSVRLPDAFVHSFDAASLYEAVEGGSYPGPDRDPRS, from the coding sequence ATGAATCCGGATCCAGCGAGCGTGGTCGCCGACGCGGACGTCCTCCTCGCCGACCTCTTCGTCGATGGGACCGCCCGCGACGCCCTGGACCTCGTCCGGAAGCACGACTGGATGACCCTCGTCGCGAGCGAACCGCTCCTCGACGACGCTGCGGCGATCGTCGCCACGAAGGCAGACCCGGATCTCGCCGCCGACTGGCGCGATCGGATCGAAGCCGAAGCGTCGATCGTCGACCACCCGCCCGGCGACCATCCGGCGCTCGCGAGCGCCCTCACCGGTGGTGCCGGACACCTGCTCACGCTCGACGAGACGCTGGCGTCTCCGCGAACGAACGCGGCTGTGTCGACACGGGTGCAAACGAGCGTCCGACTCCCGGACGCGTTCGTTCACTCCTTCGATGCCGCCTCCCTGTACGAGGCGGTCGAGGGGGGATCGTATCCCGGCCCCGACCGCGATCCACGGTCCTAG
- the rdgB gene encoding RdgB/HAM1 family non-canonical purine NTP pyrophosphatase — translation MLTFATTNEGKLEEARRHLAGLADVEQFDYDYLEIQSDDLAAIAARGARESFDARDGDDPVIVDDTGLFIHELDGFPGPYAAYVERTLGVDRVWQVASDLDDRRAAFRCIVAYADGEVVETFEGRVQGTLVAPRGEGGFGYDPIFEHEGRTFAEMSTDEKNTVSHRSRALSKLADWLAQR, via the coding sequence ATGCTCACGTTCGCGACGACGAACGAGGGAAAACTCGAGGAGGCACGGCGGCACCTCGCGGGCCTGGCCGACGTCGAGCAGTTCGACTACGACTACCTGGAGATCCAGAGCGACGACCTCGCGGCCATCGCCGCCAGGGGCGCCCGCGAGTCCTTCGACGCCCGCGACGGCGACGACCCGGTCATCGTCGACGACACGGGGCTGTTCATTCACGAACTCGATGGCTTTCCGGGACCCTACGCCGCCTACGTCGAGCGGACGCTCGGTGTTGATCGCGTCTGGCAGGTCGCCAGCGACCTCGACGACCGACGGGCGGCATTCCGCTGTATCGTCGCCTACGCCGACGGGGAGGTCGTCGAAACGTTCGAGGGGCGCGTCCAGGGCACGCTCGTCGCGCCCCGGGGTGAGGGCGGGTTCGGCTACGATCCCATCTTCGAGCACGAGGGACGGACGTTCGCAGAGATGAGTACCGACGAGAAAAATACCGTCTCACACCGGAGCCGGGCCCTCTCGAAACTCGCGGACTGGCTGGCCCAGCGCTAG
- a CDS encoding DUF5808 domain-containing protein: MVDKPTSGRLFGIPYNFERPSMKRLLEAYWQPGEEMLVEKPFGIGYTLNLANWRSWIVVLAAGVLLWRERTDETDATGEEGPVEVVVDD, translated from the coding sequence ATGGTTGACAAACCTACGTCCGGGAGACTCTTCGGAATCCCGTACAACTTCGAGCGCCCGAGTATGAAACGGCTCCTCGAAGCCTACTGGCAGCCGGGAGAGGAGATGCTCGTCGAGAAGCCCTTTGGCATCGGATACACGCTCAACCTCGCGAACTGGCGATCGTGGATCGTCGTCCTGGCCGCCGGCGTTCTCCTCTGGCGCGAACGGACGGACGAGACGGACGCCACTGGTGAGGAGGGTCCCGTCGAGGTCGTCGTCGACGACTGA